In the Mya arenaria isolate MELC-2E11 chromosome 11, ASM2691426v1 genome, one interval contains:
- the LOC128208554 gene encoding uncharacterized protein LOC128208554 — protein MASKHRTSYKDSLLNASDEIHDFSCSVCKDDHLNTEAKYFCGNCSKYYCDKCLTLHAKLLKEHIVLGRKDVDKWVGQGDALITCDLHPSKILELHCEDHAEMCRSISLIADLASGIHKMDDFKQLSAKVTKVLASLNKIVEARKNNQNTLQASGKSILTTIDNLRKTLNQLLDEIEKKTVEAMDSVMSDLNGSIQMDIDQCDNLHDQLKALLDTIQAQGENNESISYIGYTKGQEKIAEVNSLLKQMSTRPEATITFQPDTQAEQLLSKLKTLGYIQWYPYRQFQNNPAGVTSPREVKSWFEISQVFKVQGTETFNIKLNAYKRPCNITGITELPGGKIVLVDNYNCEAKVLNSMYKVTSHCDLPEFPWDICHISNELVAVSVSSKSGRYEVHFLTMSSDTIEMTSILTVDHPCVSIRHHQGQLYVSSENALYLYTTAGRLVKKIYESTSRQCTVSSFALSTYGSKIYIADPSRNTIVTIDNTGNILATLQDPDIKMPSSAHVSECGHVFVCAYGTDTVLQIDQEGKQKLATLVKKRDGIHEPQTAWYSTRTSRLIVGGKQDDILVAELQ, from the exons atgGCTTCAAAACACAGGACATCATACAAAGACTCACTGTTAAATGCCTCAGATGAGATACATGACTTTTCCTGCTCTGTGTGTAAGGATGACCATCTCAACACCGAGGCTAAATATTTCTGTGGGAACTGCTCCAAATATTATTGCGACAAGTGCCTGACATTACATGCAAAACTCCTCAAAGAACATATTGTGTTGGGTCGTAAGGATGTGGACAAGTGGGTGGGGCAGGGAGACGCCCTGATAACCTGTGACCTTCACCCTTCAAAGATCTTGGAACTGCATTGTGAAGACCACGCTGA AATGTGCCGAAGCATCAGTTTGATAGCGGACTTAGCCAGTGGAATACACAAGATGGACGACTTTAAGCAACTTTCTGCCAAAGTAACTAAGGTATTGGCAAGCCTTAACAAAATCGTTGAGGCCAGAAAGAATAACCAGAACACGCTGCAGGCTTCAGGCAAATCTATCCTGACTACGATCGACAACCTAAGGAAGACACTGAACCAGTTGCTAGATGAGATTGAGAAAAAGACAGTGGAAGCAATGGACAGTGTCATGTCTGACCTGAATGGGTCAATACAGATGGATATTGACCAGTGCGACAATCTACATGACCAGCTTAAGGCCTTACTGGACACAATCCAGGCCCAGGGTGAAAACAACGAGTCCATTTCCTACATTGGGTACACAAAAGGCCAGGAAAAGATTGCAGAGGTCAACAGCCTGCTTAAGCAGATGTCGACCAGACCAGAGGCGACTATCACATTCCAGCCTGACACACAAGCTGAACAATTACTGTCTAAACTAAAGACACTGGGATACATCCAGTGGTATCCTTACAGACAGTTTCAAAATAATCCGGCTGGCGTGACATCACCTAGAGAAGTCAAAAGTTGGTTTGAAATATCTCAAGTTTTTAAGGTACAAGGGACagaaacattcaatataaaattgaaCGCATATAAAAGGCCCTGCAATATAACTGGTATTACAGAACTTCCAGGAGGAAAGATTGTTCTTGTAGACAATTACAATTGTGAGGCAAAGGTGCTAAACAGCATGTACAAGGTCACATCCCACTGTGATCTACCGGAGTTTCCATGGGACATCTGCCACATCTCAAATGAATTAGTGGCTGTATCAGTAAGCTCTAAATCTGGCAGATATGAAGTCCACTTCCTCACGATGTCCTCTGACACAATCGAGATGACCAGTATATTAACAGTTGACCATCCCTGTGTTTCCATCCGGCACCACCAGGGTCAGCTGTATGTAAGCTCCGAAAATGCCCTGTACCTCTACACCACAGCTGGCAGACTGGTTAAAAAGATATACGAATCCACATCTAGGCAATGCACAGTGAGCAGCTTTGCCTTGAGCACATATGGAAGTAAGATCTACATAGCTGACCCCAGCCGCAATACAATTGTCACTATTGACAACACGGGCAACATTCTGGCCACATTGCAAGACCCTGACATTAAGATGCCTAGTTCTGCACACGTAAGTGAGTGTGGACATGTGTTTGTGTGCGCATATGGCACAGACACTGTGTTGCAGATTGACCAAGAAGGCAAACAGAAGCTTGCCACACTGGTCAAGAAGAGAGACGGCATCCACGAGCCACAGACAGCCTGGTACAGCACCCGCACTAGTAGGCTTATTGTGGGAGGAAAACAGGATGACATTCTGGTGGCAGAACTCCAGTAG